The genomic segment ACTTTGTGGAGTATCAACTAAGAGCCTTTTTACCATCCTTGGAAGGTAACGATAATTATAACTTTGAGGGATACCAAATCTGATAGCACCACATGATAGCTCCAAAAACCTTTCAAATGTTGATCGACGAATTGCACTGCAGGGTAGAAAAGAAGCCAAGCCACAGCTACTCTACCGGTGGTCTGGGCCTCTGGACCCTCTGCTGGGGCCGTCGAGGCCATCCTCTGTTTTCTTTCTTCACAGGACAAATAAGGACTACCGGTCAGGAACGACCGAGAGACTTCCAGGAGCGAGGCGACACCGAGACGACTTCGAGCGAGCGGCAAATCCGGTCCCTCTCCTACCGTCTCCGGCTTGCCGGCAGCGTGGATAGACGGAGGGACTCACGCTGATTGGCTATACCTAGTTATTAGGTCAGTAGCTGTTGAATAATGGTGTATTCGGACTTCACCTTCTTCCCGTCGGGGCTACGACGCGTGGAGCTCGGTGCCAACCGGTCGCTGAGGTGCTAGTTGTCGCCTCTGCTCGGGGTGGAGGAGAAGGTCATGGTGGCCTTGGGAGCAGGTGTTTCAACGCAGGGCGTTGTCCAGTATCTGCGTATGCATTTGTTTTATGATGTATGAGTATTtgcatgtgtatgtgtatatgttagggatgtatatgtgtatgtggTTGGTTTACTAGATCATCAGTATTCTACCAATGATGCTAGTGTCTAGTTTAGTTTGGATCTCTGTGACAAGGTGTGATCTTCTTATCCGGTTCTCAGTTGTCTACGAGTTTAATAATGTCGGGTTCTTTTCTAGCTACCGAGGTTGTTTGAAACTTCGTTGGTCTCAATGCATCCCGATTGCGGGatgttattttttatgactataaaaaaaactaatagtGTTTAATGGTCCCTACTTGTTGGTGCAGATCTTAGAAATAGTTCCTATGACCTTGTTCAGTAACGATGGATCGGAGATGATGTTGAGATAACGGTATCAGAACCTatgtttttttgtgttttttcttcttcttttatatTTCTACTGTGTAATATGTCCATGTTTTTTATCTAATGAAAGTCACCCCTCTCTGACAAAAAGACATAAGGACAAAGTACCATTCTCTGCTTGTTCCCCTCTCTGAGGCTGTGACTGAACAAGTAGACACAACTACACGAAAAAGAAATATCTACAGCACAGCTACAAACCCGCCTTGTGAAGCACTACGCCCGATTGATGCCACATGTCCCCCTATCGATCTCCAAGAACTTTCTTCGACTGATTGCGAGTCATTCTGAGCAACTGGTTCCAGGCGTCATCGAGGGCGAGGCGCGGCTCCAGGCGACAGCGGAGGCGTCGGCTTCGTACAAAGCCGCTTCAGAGGAATGCAGCAAACAATAGAGAAGCTGGAGAAGatccaaagcaattgattgTAAGAACTAGGTTTGTTATTATCTTATAGTAACTCATTTATTTGCATCTCTTCTATTCTGAATAATTTTGTGTTTGTTTGGCTTAGGAATCATTTGATGCAAGTACCGGTGTTAATATCACAATACCAAACTTTGCCGCATTGTATTCTTCAACCATGATCGCTCCTTTTAATCCAAGGAAGATATACACATTTTTTACTTGGAGTTGATCAAGATTCGACACTGTGGTCCGCTGCTACAAAATTACATTTTGATCAAGTAGCAAATCACGCAATATTTAAGGAGTAGGCATTCTTCGATAAATTTTTATGGAACCATCAATCTGTAATTTTTCATTTGTGCACTGTTTTGGTGAGTTACAATCAAGACGTTTTATGCATAAACTAGTGCTCTCTTCAATTGTGATCCAAGCTTGAACTCCAATGATATCAGGAAAGTTGTATTGTTgctaactaattttttttatgtacaaatatggaGCCTAGGCATGAATACCAGGCTCAAGAAGGTCTACGGCGCATAACTAGTGAAAGTACTGCAGCCAAACTGACAAAATAGAAAATTACAACGAAGCTGAAAATTCCAGGTGTCTTCCTTGCCAACCCCTCTTGAGCAACTTGTATGTTGTCAGCATCTTTCTATGTAGAAGCAAGCACTGAAAGAATTTGCACTTGTAATTCATGCTTGAACTCAAACCAAAGTTCTATTCAGGCTAACTGAATTTTCTCTTCCACATTGTTATAAACAGACCAAGGTCAGCggtggaggagaagaaggtCACCAACATGGTGGACCCTGAGGATAAAGGGGACTACACCAACGTCAGGGCGGCATTGGCCGCCATCCCTGACGACAACGACGATCGTGCCATCCTTGACCTCAAGCTCGGCGAGTATCGTGAGAAGATCTTTCTCAACCTTTTTTTACAGACATCTCCTCACTGCGCGGTCTACTTTAGAGACTTTTTAGGGTGCGAAATGGAAGTCGAACTTCCACCAACTCTCTTCACCTATGGAGTTTTGCCACTAAGCTACCAGCCCGTCCGCCGATCCTCAACCTCAGGAAGCCGCTGGTGACATTCAAGTCGGACCAATAAACTCGGGCAGTCATCGTGTGGaggggcacggcggcgacaccCGGCAAGGATGGCAAGCCCGTCGGCACCATGGGTAGCACCACCGTGGCGATTGAGTCCGACTACTTCATGGCCTACTAGGCGGTGTTCAAGAACGACACGCCGCTGACGAAGCTGGGCGCTAAGGGGCTGCACTACTTCGAGGAGTGCGAGATCAAGGGTAGCGTGGATTTCATCTTCAACTTTGGGCGATCGCTGTACGAGGACTGCCACATCGTGTCGGTGGtgaaggaggtggtggtgctgaCGGCGTAGCAGCGGAGCAAGTCCATCGAGGGCGCCATCGAGAGCGGGTTCTCGTTCAAGAAGTGCAGCGtgagggggggggtgaagggAGGGCAGATCTACCTGAGCCGCACCTAGGGGTACTCGTCGCGGGTGTACGTGTACACACTTTTGTAACCGGAGGAATTAGTAACGATAAACCAAATATAGTAGTGGCCGAGACATTATAATTTTAAGAATCCTGATACTTTTTTATCCTCCCATGGCCCTATGATACAATCCTGGGATCCTATCAACAAGAATACGAGACTGAAAACCTTGCTTGACGATTTGTATAACTAACCTTGATTGTCTCCTACCTTAAACTTGTTGGTGAAACTTTTCATCTTCCACTTGCGCTTACCTGCTAAAGTCTGTTATGGCAAGAGACAATAAATGGTTGCAAAGACCATTTAGAGATCATACTTACAAGTCATGCAAATATTGTTTCCCCTTTTATTGTATAGACTTTTTGTTCCTTCTTAATCACATGCGTGACATGTGCTTTCTCTGAAACAAAAAGGGGAAAGAGAAAGATATATCACTTcatactattgttttctctgaaaaggaaaaaaaggaaaagggaatGTTGTATTTTCTCTGAAACAAAAAGTGAAAAGATAAGAAAGAAAACATCTCAACTACCAcataaccggcactgaaagtgctgtcagtgtcggttcataactagaaccaacactgatagttggTTCCAAAAATCGATGTTCCGAAGCCAAaataatggatttttttttcaaccaaCCAGTGATCAAGGTTCGAGCTACCCCACATGCACATGCCATCGTCGCATTTTTTCACGTATGTGCATTCTGTTGGATTCGAAGTCATGACCTCCTTCCTCGCACATACATTCATTACCATCTCACTTATCTCTCATTGCTGATAGTACTacgagatatttttcttttgacccCTCTGTTGAAAATTTATCATGATTATTTCGGTATCTAAatcacttcaaataaaaaaattgtaaactacaaagttatagatctcatcgaaacctataattttcatataaagtttatctccatccgacaccgtatgaaaaagttatgaattttgaaaAATCGGTTGTCATCAACTGTTAGTGACGGTTTGTGAcacgaaccggcattgatagtcctttcattatcagtgccggttgtgggatgaactgacactgatagtgactttTTAGTACCGGTTTTTAGCACCTCAGTCATTATTCACGTGCGGGAGTTTAACAACCGACAACAATACGTCTTCAGTAATAGTTTTTGCACAACCGATATTAATAGAGTACTACTTATGagatattctgtagtagtgcttaTATAAGTCCACAACATAGTTCATATTAGTATACAGAGTAATAGAGCTATATAGTACATGAATAGAAATTGGATGGTTGTGCTACAGGACAATAGATGCCAAGGCATTCATACAATAACAGTATATAGGTGGAACTTTGGGTTGTCAACTTTGAAGTACATAAGCAAGCAGTAAAGCACTGGTTCACCCATTATTTAGACATATAGGATCGAAGTTTTGATGGTGATCATGAGTCCAAATCCCGTGGATGGCATAAGAATCAATTGTTTTTAACAACTTGTGGAGCTCTCTCCATGAGGACCACTGGTTTTGGTGCAGCACAGTTCATCTTCTCATTCTCCTTCTCTGGGATTTGGAAAGCTGATGCAGGGAAGGTCTTTGAAATCCCAGCAATGCTCTTGCAGATAAGTTTCCCAGTTGCTAGTTCATCAAGGGCAATCTCCTCCACTGGGACCCACACCATGAGCTCTCTGGTCTTTATCCCTTTGACCTTCTTGATCCTGCCCTTCTCTGCGTAGGCGGTGATCTCAGTGCCATAAGAGACAAGCCTTCCTAGACTCTGAAAGATGTGGTCTACCCTCTTCTTTTGCTTGAGCCACACATATCCAGTTTCCTCGACATAACCACACTCCATTATGTCCTTTAAGGGAAGCAGACCATTGGGGAGGCCTGCTTCCTTGAGCAAGAGCTGGGTACACTGTTGGCAGATCTCATCGCCATAGTAGACCTCAGCCTTGGCCTTGAGTTCATCGGCTATAAGAGCCATCGCTATGGGttatctcttttctctcttactcgttcttttccttttctttttctttgctcTGAAGCAGTTTTTGAGGCTTAGCTTTGTATGGTTTTGCAGTGCATGGCTGCCTTTATATAGGAAATGTCTTGTGTAATTGTGCCTCATCATGTATGGAATTTTCCATCTTGCCATTGTCTATTAAGGACATGACAACATATTATTGTCATAAAATCTGTAGGGTCCTCTTCTCGAGGTTAATGTTGCAGCATCAAATTGATGTCATGTGAACGGTTGGACTTGGAATTTTCCCACTGGTCATGGTAGTTCATATTATTTTACTTTGAACCCATTTTCTGCCTCGATACAAATAAAAGGTAAAAAGTCATACTGGAGAGCAGTAAATAGATAGTTgagcagatatatatatatatatgtgtctaCTTAAATTACCAGTTGTAAATTCTGACATATAAAAGTTGCCTCCCAGTGAGATGAGAATGCTACTGGTGTCCCAAGgctttttctcttttgtcgaaCCTCTGTAATACTCTATAAGCTTTCTATGAAAGGTAGGTATAGCAAGTTTTCTAAAAATAGTGAGAGGAGAATGGTCATACTTTATCTTAGCTGAACGAGTGACCATAAAGATGTGGAAATTGAGCAATGTAAGATTTTCTtcgttttttcttctctttttctttaagCTTGAGAGTGTGCCACAGTTAAAACTTAAAATCTTCCAATTGCCAGGACGTAGATAACCAGTAGCAACTTAGCTTAGACTAGCATTTGAATTTAGTATAGTATTTTACTATTAAACTTGTCATCTCCTTATTTGGGACTTGAGAGTCTAGTAATTTAGTTAAACATACAACAAATTACCAAGCATGTGCTCAGTTTATCCAATACAATTTTATCTTCACACTTgggaccctgctgcaccaactGTGAGCCTGTAAGCTGCCAACCAACTAATGCTATTGCGGTTCTTCCACTACTGCCCAACACCTGGCGTACGTGCCATACTGAGTGTCTGAAACAGCACATGGAGGGTATTCAATGTCGTAACATATAAGCTTGAGATGTGGCCTTCATTGTCTTCATGGATAATCTGGTCAATCTGCAGAAGGTGCATTTAGTTTTCTAACCTAACAATACCACAAAAGACAGTTTTGAGCAGTGGCCCAATTTAACTGGTCCTAAGATGAAGCTTCAGGGCTTTATCTTGCTCTAGTGTTTCATCTCTAGGTTAGATAAGTTAGTACAATCCAACTGTTGGTCGTTTTGAAAAGAACAGTTCTTATAACCGTCAATCTTGGTTTACTCTCTATCATGTTTAATATTGGTACCATGGACTGGCCCTCCCTGCCTACTAGCATTATTGTCTTCGTGGCCCTGCATGTGCCTAGTTTCTTCCTTCAGTAACACGGTATTGGAGATCCTGTTCTGATTCATGAACCTGGAGGTACAGGGTATGAATTGTTACATTATGAAAGGGGAGGGGTTGGGAGGGGTTCATGCACCCACTTTGCATTTCGTCAGGTAGCCGTCCAAGTGGGGAATCAGACGGCTGAGATCATGTCACTAGCAGTATCACGCTATCATGCTCGAGCTGTGTCTGATCTTTGCCGACCAAATTTCCGTTGGATGGCTGCCTGAGCTTGCAGTCAGTGTACTCGTTGTTGAGAGAGTCACAGCGATAGATCTTTGCTCAAAAGAGGTGCATATGGAAGGAGGATAGAAAAGGCAAGGGTTACATACATGATGGGGCAAGGACATGCATGTGCTTAGTTAGTGCCTTAATGGTGATGCTGCCTTCCCTCCTATCAAGCCTGTGCCCAATTGGCCTCCAGCTCCAATTTATGTAACTATACAAGTAGCTGGAATGGTAcagctctttttttttgcagggaATAAAAGAACTTTATTACTCATAAACAGGGTTACAATCCACAATGATTGCCGCTGTGATACAATCCGGAGAGTGAAGTAACAGAACATCTGTACCACGACTCGTCCTTGCAAAACTTGCTAACAAATATGCAGCCCTGTTTTGGTTACGGTTTACTTTCTTGAGTACAAACTCTTCACCTCCATCGATCCTCCTTCTTAGCTCCTTGATGAGATAACCTGCACTCGATTTGTCCATGGATGTACCTTTGAGTGCTTGCAACAACACCTCGTAGTCCAACTGAAGAACTATCGACTGGTTTGTGCGTTGCAGCGCCAGCGTGATGCCTTCAGTAGCCGCATGGACTTCAGCTTCAAATGCTTCCAAACAATGAGGGAAATAGCGCCAAGGTGACACCAAGACCTCACCTACAAAATTCCTAATAATGACCCCAGAACCTACGGTGCTGTTGGAATTTGAACCACCCGTGGATACTGCCACCCACCTTGGTTTTGGGTGAGGCCAGGGAGGTGAAACACTATCACACAGAGGCTTGGGGAGTCGAGCATTCGGTTGCTCTTGGCCAGTCACATGCATTCCTATGAGTAAATCTGTTCCATCATGATGTCGGATTTGGAACAGTGTATCATAGTAGCTGCATAGATACTTCCTTGTCACTTCAATTGATGGATTCCACTTCACATTGGTTGTATCATTTCTCAATTGCCAGATCCTCCAGATAAGCAATAGCACCGTACACTGATCTTCTTTAGGAATTCCACGAAGCACATCAAATAACCACTCCAGACCAGTGTACACGATATCACCTATTGCCGGTATAGACCAGGCTTCCCCCATTGCTTGCCATAGAGTGTGCGCATTGGTACAGATTATCATAGCATGGAAAGGGTCCTCATCACTCATGCCACGACGGGGACAGTTGCCAATCTCTTCTATAtggttttgtttcttctttagCATCGTGGGTAGCCCCCACGGTGCATTTCCAGGCATTGATCTTCATCTTCTGCAGCACAAGCGTCTGCCAAATCAGTTTCCAGACCGATCTCTCTCCTGATGGCTTGGAACTCGAAGCCCCCACCGCTCGACTATTGATAAGTTCCTCCACATCAAGATGATATGAACTCCTGACTGAAAAGAGCCCAGTCTTCTCTGGTTGCCAAGCCAAAAAAATCCTCCTCTTGTCGTCGAGatgttttaattttcagaacgAGATCAACATCATCAGAGATAAAATGCTTCCTTAGTAGTTATTCCTTCCACTCTCGTTTCTCATCAATGAAACTAGTTATCTACATCTTCCCTGATCAAAAATCGGTCGATGAGATGCACCGCGAGGTATCCATGGATCTCGCCAAGTTCTAGCTGTTTTGCCATAACCAGTCCTCCATATTATACCTTTTTTCAACAATTACAAGCCATGTTCAATTCCTTTCCATATAGCCTAAGGGGTTCCTCTTAACATAGTATCCACTAGGTTCCCTCTTGGGTAGTATTTAGCCTTTAGCAACCTTGCACAAAGACTATCCGGTCTATCAATTAGTCAACAAGCTTGATGGGATAGCAACGCCTGATTGAAGAGATGCATGTCCCGGAAGCCAAGACCACCATGGTTCTTTGGTAGTATCATTTTATTCCATGCAACCCAGTGCATCTTATGCTTGCTATTCTCCACACCCTACCAATAACTTCTCATCAACTTTGTTAGGTCATCACAAATAGACATGGGAAGCTTAAACACACTCATCACATGCGTTGGCAGGGCTTGAGCTACTGATTTTATTAACGCTTCCTTGGCACCACTTGACACATATTTTTCTCCCCAATCCACCAGTCTTTTGCTCATCTTAGCTTGCAAAGTCTAAAATTCTCCTCTATTCACTCTTCCTTCAAGAACTGGTAGCCCTAAGTATGTAGCCTCAAAACTCGCCCGTGTAACATTAAGAATAGTTTTCACTTCCTCTTGAACACCAGCCAGGCAAGACTAATCAAACAACATTGAGCATTTAGCAGGGTTTATGAGCTAGCCCGTGCTTAGTGCATACCAATGCAAAACATCTTGAACAATCGCTGCTTGAGCCGATGCAGCATTAAAGAATAGCAGAGTGTCATCCACGAAAAGCAGATGTGACACCACTGGCACAGTCAGGCAAATTGTGAGTGGGTTGAAACCCCTCGACGATATTGCATCTTGGATCAGAACAGATAACGAGTCAAccacaaaaaggaaaagaaactgTGACATAGGATCGCCTTGGCGTAGTCCTCTCGATGGGAAAAATTGCTGGAGAAGTCTTCAATTGAATTTTACAGAGTACTTGACATTTGTCACACACTACATCACCCATCTGATCCATTGCTCCGAGTAACCTAATTTCAGCATAGCATGCTCCAAAAAAACCCAATCGACATGATCATACGCCTTGGACAGGTTCAACTTGTACGCATAAAACGACACCTCATCATCAGTGTCTTGCTATATAAAATGCAGGCATTCAAACACCACTATGGCATTGCCAGAGATCAATCTTCCCGGCACGTAAGCACTTTGAATCTCTAAGATAATTTCCTCTAACAAAGGTCGAAGTCGATTGACAAGGCACTTTGATACGATCTTATACAGGACATTGCATAAACTTATTGGTCGAAAATCCTTAAGGCTCTCAGACTAAGCGATCTTAGGTATAAGCACAATAGCAGTGTCATTCACATAATGTGGCATTACACCATCTCTGAAGAAGTCCAATACAGCAGTTGTGACTTCTTTCTTCAGAGTATCCCAATTTCTTTGGTAAAGACACGTCGGGAAATCATCGTGTCCCAGGGCTTTTATTGGCCCTATTTGAAACAATGCATCAGACACTTTTTCTTTGTAAAGTCCTTGCACAAAAGCACATTCATCTCATCTGTAACCTTCACACCCAGAAGCTCCAGAACTGCCTCCGGTTGTAAGGTTGGGTCCTTCGTAAAGACTTCCTAAAAATAGGAAGTAGCAATCCTCTCCATATCAGTAGGGACATCACACCAAGAACCATCAGCCTTTTTTAACTTCCTAATAAGATTCTTTTTTGCATGACACACCGCCTTTTGATGGAAGTACTTAGTGTTCTTATCTCCTTCACTTAACTAATTGATTCTAGACCTCTGCAACAACATCATCTCCTCATGATATAATAACTCGTTCATACGATCACATCATCTCCTCCTCAATTCTTTCAGTTCTTTAAGAACATTGCCAAACTTATTTGCACTCCAAACTTTCAATTCTTTCATTACATAGTTCAGTGACCGTGCCACTGATGCAAGATTCTCAACGAGCATAGCACGTTCCCATGCATTTGCATTTACCTCTGGCAAAGCTGAATCTCTTTCCCATATTATTTCGTACCTCTGTACTCTCCACTCAACTGCAGTAAGATTGGGCAGTGACCCAATTTCAATGGCACAAGGTGAACCACCTATGCATTGCTGAATAAATCCGTCCACTCCTGATCTGCGCATGCCTTGTCCAGATGCACTCATATGTTTTGTTGGCCACTCTGATGGTTGTCAAAAGTGAAAGGGAGACCACAAAACCCAAGATCAGTCAACTTACACACCGTCAACACATCTCTAAATACCATCATTTGCACTTCTGATCGTAGCGAGACTGAGAAGTGCTCATGTCGCCATAGTGCTTCGTTGTAATCTCCTATCACGATCCATGGTAGATCGGAAATTGTCTTCAATGTAGAGAGTGCATCCCACATCAAGTGCCTATTTTCCACTCTTGGTTCGCCATACACGAAGGTCGCCCGCCACAGTGGGACACCAACATACTCCTTTACACACACATCAATATACCTATTACTTTTTTCCAGTACCGTGACGTGTATAGATTCCTCCCAAAAAAATGCTAGGCCTCCACTTAGCCCGTCACTGCTCACAGCCTCAAAACCTCTCATTCCCAACCTCCACTTGCCTGCCAGGAATTGACCGGTGGGATAACGAATCCCATGTGAATTCATGTTTGTAACAAATGTATTCAATGTCGCCTAGAATGAATTCAGGTACCTACATGTTTACACACTTACACCACATGTACTAATAACTAGAAGAACAAGAGCCATAGGCATATTTACAGTTACATGTGGTTGTCTTGTGTATCTTACATACTTAGACTGGTTCACATGGTACTGGAAACTGAAGAAACACACTTCTTACTGCATCTAAATAATCTAAGATAGGAGCTTG from the Phragmites australis chromosome 19, lpPhrAust1.1, whole genome shotgun sequence genome contains:
- the LOC133900565 gene encoding uncharacterized protein LOC133900565; this translates as MALIADELKAKAEVYYGDEICQQCTQLLLKEAGLPNGLLPLKDIMECGYVEETGYVWLKQKKRVDHIFQSLGRLVSYGTEITAYAEKGRIKKVKGIKTRELMVWVPVEEIALDELATGKLICKSIAGISKTFPASAFQIPEKENEKMNCAAPKPVVLMERAPQVVKNN